The Niastella koreensis GR20-10 genome includes a window with the following:
- a CDS encoding SusC/RagA family TonB-linked outer membrane protein, with the protein MRPITANLIKTGLFWLVLLITGGAFAQSTIDVVRGVVKNENGEIMSGASVTVQKAHISANTKRDGSFELHNVPVGATIEVSFVGYDKHEEKLKPGQTVINISMRVPNYLMDQVTVNVGLYKRPQGNFTGAAKTISGDELKTVNPTSVLKALAALDPSVRITDNNAMGSDPNNLAKIQIRGQNNLPADLQNAGSTKTTFSSTAVTNGDIMSGYLQNPNQPLIILDGFQTTLQALSDMDINRIASITILKDAAATTAYGSKAANGVIVVETKQPIQGKTQVSYAVNFNVQVPDLTSYHLLDAEGLLEAQRLAGVYADPANQYRDVALQQWYDYRLQQVRSGVNTYWLNKPVRTGIGTNHSLTISGGSKFTRYTLTMNYNNTVGVMKGSERNVFGLNNQITYSKDKIRFSNSTGVTYGKGNNSPWGVFSDYANQLPFFKPTDSAGNVLKILEPSNIQLGIGVAAPGAPYTNAAYNSHLRVIDYSYYYTLTNKAGFEWSIMNGLRMNTSVNITLNLPGAEQFFPPDHTSFAKAVSGTTFTDLGSYAQTRGRNNVIDTRWGLDYNKKLGDHSFLASVGSTLQSTTSNTTQIAVTGIPYDNMAALGFANGYGQNTVPGSTKSITRTLSSYASVSYNYLSRYTLEATGAISGSSQFGADNRLAPFWAFGASWAVDREPFFPQNPIIQQLKVRATTGITGSQNFPASLGQSQYQYNFQNNYRLQTGANLIAYANPDLKWQQTLKNNLGVTASLFNGRLNVAAELYEERTNNLILPLDVAPSTGFPNYQNNLGSTKSTGYELSVNAPIIRNKQQNIYWSVFGNAGSARTVITRLSPAIDVLNKVNNTDKNLTDQVTPLPRYEVGQSMSRIWAVRSLGIDPATGKEVYEKLDGSQTFIWDPNDKRPVGESAPTIKGMVGTNFIYKGIFINLNCTFQYGGQSYNQTLVDKVENVNLVSANADERVLTERWKKPGDRASFKSLVANGANSSLLITKSTSRFVQDDNYLAASSVSVGYTFPGNLLWVKKMHLSTPRLAITQNDAFRLATIKNERGTSYPFARSYSFGLSTSF; encoded by the coding sequence ATGCGACCAATAACTGCTAACCTGATAAAAACAGGGCTGTTCTGGCTGGTTTTACTGATAACGGGCGGCGCTTTTGCACAAAGTACCATCGATGTGGTAAGAGGAGTAGTGAAAAACGAGAATGGGGAAATTATGTCAGGCGCCTCGGTGACTGTTCAGAAAGCCCATATTTCTGCCAATACAAAAAGAGACGGAAGCTTTGAGCTGCACAATGTTCCGGTGGGCGCCACCATTGAGGTGTCGTTCGTGGGTTATGATAAACATGAGGAAAAATTGAAACCCGGGCAAACGGTCATCAATATTTCTATGCGGGTGCCCAATTACCTGATGGACCAGGTAACGGTGAATGTGGGTTTGTATAAAAGACCGCAGGGAAATTTTACCGGCGCCGCCAAAACCATCAGCGGTGATGAGCTGAAAACCGTTAACCCTACCAGCGTGCTAAAAGCGCTGGCCGCCCTTGACCCTTCGGTGCGCATTACAGACAATAATGCGATGGGCAGCGACCCTAACAACCTGGCGAAGATCCAGATCAGGGGACAGAATAATTTACCTGCCGACCTGCAGAACGCGGGCAGTACTAAAACCACTTTTTCAAGTACGGCTGTGACCAATGGCGATATTATGTCGGGTTACCTGCAAAACCCTAATCAGCCCCTGATCATTCTCGACGGATTTCAAACCACCTTGCAGGCACTGAGTGATATGGACATCAACCGCATTGCCAGCATTACTATTTTAAAAGACGCGGCGGCCACTACGGCCTATGGATCAAAAGCAGCCAACGGGGTAATAGTAGTGGAAACCAAACAGCCCATCCAGGGCAAAACCCAGGTATCGTACGCCGTGAATTTTAATGTACAGGTACCCGATCTTACATCCTATCACCTGCTCGATGCCGAAGGCCTGCTGGAAGCACAGCGGCTGGCGGGGGTATATGCCGATCCGGCCAATCAATACCGCGACGTGGCCCTGCAACAATGGTACGATTACCGCCTGCAACAGGTTCGCAGCGGGGTAAATACCTACTGGTTGAACAAACCCGTGCGTACAGGCATTGGCACCAATCATAGTTTAACCATAAGCGGGGGCAGTAAATTTACCCGGTACACGTTAACCATGAACTATAATAATACTGTGGGGGTAATGAAGGGCTCTGAGCGCAACGTGTTTGGTTTGAATAACCAGATAACGTATTCAAAAGACAAGATCCGCTTTTCAAACAGTACCGGGGTCACTTATGGTAAAGGCAACAATTCACCCTGGGGCGTTTTTAGCGACTATGCCAACCAGCTCCCTTTCTTCAAACCAACCGATTCTGCAGGTAACGTATTAAAGATCCTGGAACCGTCAAATATTCAATTAGGTATTGGAGTTGCTGCACCGGGCGCCCCTTATACCAATGCTGCTTACAATTCCCACCTGAGGGTAATAGACTATAGCTATTATTACACCCTCACTAACAAAGCAGGTTTTGAATGGTCCATCATGAATGGCCTGCGGATGAATACCTCTGTAAACATAACGCTGAATCTGCCGGGTGCTGAACAGTTTTTTCCGCCAGACCATACCAGTTTTGCAAAAGCGGTTTCCGGCACCACCTTCACCGACCTGGGTTCATATGCTCAAACCCGTGGCCGTAACAATGTGATTGATACCCGCTGGGGACTGGATTATAACAAGAAACTGGGCGATCACAGCTTTTTGGCCTCTGTTGGTAGTACCCTGCAATCAACCACAAGCAATACCACCCAGATAGCAGTAACCGGCATTCCTTACGATAATATGGCCGCACTGGGTTTTGCCAATGGGTATGGACAAAATACAGTACCCGGTAGTACTAAAAGTATTACCCGCACCCTTTCATCTTATGCAAGCGTAAGTTATAATTACCTGAGCCGGTATACCCTTGAAGCCACGGGCGCCATAAGCGGGTCGTCGCAATTCGGGGCCGATAACCGCCTGGCGCCTTTCTGGGCCTTCGGGGCCTCCTGGGCGGTAGACCGGGAACCCTTTTTCCCGCAAAACCCCATCATCCAGCAATTGAAGGTAAGGGCCACCACCGGTATCACGGGCAGCCAGAACTTTCCTGCCAGTCTTGGGCAATCCCAATATCAATACAATTTTCAAAACAATTACCGCCTGCAAACTGGCGCCAATTTAATTGCCTATGCCAATCCCGACCTGAAATGGCAACAAACCCTCAAGAACAACCTGGGAGTTACGGCGAGCCTCTTTAACGGCCGGTTAAATGTGGCGGCTGAACTGTATGAAGAAAGAACGAATAACCTCATTTTGCCGCTCGATGTAGCGCCGTCTACCGGTTTTCCCAACTACCAGAACAACCTGGGTTCAACAAAAAGCACCGGGTACGAACTTAGTGTAAACGCACCCATCATCCGTAATAAACAACAGAATATCTACTGGTCGGTGTTCGGGAATGCAGGAAGCGCCAGAACCGTGATCACCCGGTTGTCGCCCGCCATCGACGTGTTGAATAAAGTTAATAATACCGATAAGAACCTTACCGACCAGGTTACCCCCTTGCCCCGCTACGAGGTGGGCCAGTCGATGAGCCGCATCTGGGCCGTGAGGTCACTGGGTATAGATCCTGCCACGGGTAAAGAAGTGTATGAAAAGCTCGACGGCAGCCAGACATTTATCTGGGACCCTAACGATAAAAGACCTGTCGGCGAATCTGCTCCGACGATCAAGGGAATGGTCGGCACCAATTTCATTTACAAAGGCATTTTCATTAACCTCAATTGCACTTTCCAGTATGGCGGCCAGTCATATAATCAAACCCTGGTTGACAAAGTGGAGAATGTAAATCTTGTCAGTGCCAACGCCGATGAACGGGTACTTACCGAGCGATGGAAAAAACCGGGCGACCGGGCTTCCTTCAAAAGCCTGGTAGCGAATGGCGCTAATAGTTCTTTACTAATTACCAAATCCACTTCACGATTTGTACAGGACGATAACTACCTGGCTGCAAGCAGTGTCAGTGTCGGTTATACGTTCCCCGGTAACCTGTTGTGGGTGAAAAAAATGCACCTGTCAACCCCCAGGCTGGCCATTACCCAGAACGATGCCTTCCGTTTGGCTACTATTAAAAATGAACGGGGCACCAGCTATCCCTTTGCCCGCAGTTACAGTTTTGGATTATCAACCTCGTTTTAA
- a CDS encoding RagB/SusD family nutrient uptake outer membrane protein: MYKRKNSMIILFLILVTGGVAACKKWVNVDAPLQVNEKTVFASEQGFRDILNGVYLKMGDSTLYGRELTYGLLSVLGRSYDTTISPAIRNIYYQGVQYNFQDNDVRAVMAGMWSGMYQCIANLNYLLTNIETHQTLLGNSYSAIKGEALGLRAFLYSDLVRLFAPAPAVDPDGASVPYITQLSPYGSVAMPTSAVIDSCIADLVTAQSLLPATDANVSHITGASVKALLARLYLYKGDLLNAQSYALGLINSKQFPLYTANPGTTTANDYMFQKEHLFSLYANQGLMFSYTKYILTAVPALGLAPQSQTALFVTGAGALANDWRKTFADPATGATTGTVITPRKFSTSIGGYTGFNVLPMIRITEMYYIAAECATAFKDSLAATNLLDSVRTRRGLQNYGYVNTTNPGTGTKLRTDSLTKEIAREYQKEFLGEGQVFYYYKRKNLPFSTLPFTRVPTVAGASYVFIKPE, translated from the coding sequence ATGTATAAAAGGAAAAATAGCATGATCATTCTGTTCTTAATTCTTGTGACCGGCGGGGTGGCGGCGTGTAAGAAATGGGTGAATGTGGATGCTCCGTTACAGGTGAATGAAAAAACTGTTTTTGCCAGTGAACAGGGTTTCCGTGATATATTGAACGGGGTGTACCTGAAAATGGGAGACTCCACGCTGTATGGCCGCGAATTAACCTATGGCTTGTTATCGGTATTGGGCAGAAGTTATGATACCACCATCTCCCCGGCAATCAGGAATATCTATTACCAGGGTGTTCAGTATAATTTTCAGGATAACGATGTAAGGGCCGTAATGGCGGGCATGTGGTCTGGCATGTATCAGTGCATCGCCAACCTGAATTATTTACTCACGAATATAGAAACACATCAAACCCTTTTGGGGAATAGTTATAGCGCCATTAAGGGGGAAGCCCTGGGGTTACGGGCCTTTTTATACAGCGACCTGGTGCGTTTGTTTGCGCCGGCGCCCGCTGTAGACCCGGATGGAGCATCCGTACCCTATATTACCCAACTGAGCCCATATGGCTCAGTTGCAATGCCAACAAGCGCCGTGATCGACTCGTGTATAGCAGATCTGGTTACGGCGCAATCGCTGCTGCCTGCCACGGATGCAAACGTATCGCATATCACCGGCGCATCAGTTAAAGCCTTACTGGCCCGCCTGTACCTGTACAAAGGCGATCTGCTGAACGCCCAGAGCTATGCCCTGGGGCTCATCAACAGCAAACAATTCCCCCTGTATACGGCTAACCCCGGCACTACCACGGCCAATGATTATATGTTCCAGAAGGAGCATTTGTTCTCTTTATACGCCAACCAGGGGCTTATGTTTAGTTATACCAAATATATTTTGACCGCGGTGCCGGCGCTTGGCCTGGCGCCGCAAAGCCAAACGGCGCTGTTTGTGACCGGAGCCGGTGCCCTGGCCAATGACTGGCGTAAAACATTTGCTGATCCCGCAACGGGTGCTACAACAGGAACGGTTATTACACCCAGGAAATTTTCTACAAGCATCGGCGGTTATACAGGTTTTAATGTGCTGCCTATGATCAGGATCACAGAAATGTATTATATCGCGGCGGAATGCGCCACTGCTTTCAAAGATTCCCTGGCGGCCACCAATTTACTGGATTCGGTACGTACCAGACGTGGATTGCAGAATTATGGATATGTAAACACAACAAACCCCGGAACGGGCACAAAGCTGAGAACCGACAGCCTTACCAAAGAGATTGCCCGGGAATACCAGAAGGAGTTTTTGGGCGAAGGCCAGGTGTTTTATTACTATAAAAGAAAGAACCTGCCTTTCAGTACCCTTCCATTTACAAGAGTGCCCACGGTGGCCGGCGCCTCCTACGTATTTATAAAGCCGGAATAA